tcaatgtaaacgtaaaataaagtcatctgggtCACTAGACACGCGATCGTTGGCAGAAAGGGAGCGAATTCACGTGTGTGAATATAGGgcaaaatacgaaaattttgtcaattttgtggcaTAATCCTGCTGTTGAGCACGACGCTGCTTGAAAAAGGCTGCAAGTGTCACTTTTTGCATAGCTTCCTCAGTACGGTAAACGGGTGCTAAAGTCCCGCCCGCTCGGCTGGTGACCTCACTGCACGAAGAAAAGGAGGGTACATTTTCTATGGGGTTGACAGGACctctctttgaaactttgtaatttttggtctaaaaatcatGTAGACAATTTAGTATGAAAAATAAGGCGTTTAGGTATTActaattgtttaaaaatgattAATCGTTTCTCTGGTTCATTAAAATGTGTCCTCAGCACAGTTAACTTTTGagcgaaacaatgaaaaaccctaaaattttcAAGCCGATTATGTTCCACCTTAAGTACCGTCAGACTAATGCAAACCTCTCCAATCGGCAATGGTTTGCTCCTGGCAACATACAACTTCATGTTACTCATCGGGGCTTGCCCCTCGTCGGTAATTGCTCTGATTGACACGATTTCGAGGAACTTGCAGTGAAAACCATTGATTGACACATGTCAAATCCCAGTCGTAAGGGCGCGAAGCGCGGTACTAGCCAATCCCTTTCCACTTTCTTGAATGCAGCTTAGCTGATTATTATTGCCCTCAAAGTATGACTCATCAGCTATGCCTTAATAAGGTAAAATAGGCGTAGATAATCAAGAAAACACAGGCTAATGACGTGGCGGGAAAATCgcatatgttgtaaacaaatgctcatGAATAGTATCACATGACATCTCAAAGCTGCGCCTATTGGTTTAGAGGCTAGACATAATGAGGTCATGCATAATGAGCTGTCGTGTATTACTCACTCGTGCGTGCTCATTCATAGCTTCACCGGCGAGCCACTCGAAATGCACAAAACTTGCACAATACGGAATAACTCGTCGGCGTATGAGCACATTTTCTGtattaatgtaatgtaataGAGGTTGCTAATTACAACTGCATTCAGAGGTAAACTTGTGGTagcccgtatttgttgaaaaaatcccAACAACTAAAATTTCTGTCGATCTCACAGCTGGTCTGCGATCGCAGGCAGTGTTGCAAGTGTACGTTCGATCAAAGGGTCATActgctgcccgtcactgccctaCAGGCAATTTACCTTCCAATAtctgtaatcagtcgatatcTCTGTACCTGTGCCCATTACACTctgtaaaaccaaacaaaataatagtccCAGCCGTCGTTTTTCCAGCGAGTGTCAACGATCATCTGTGGTATGTCCATGCAACGATGATCGTATCCGTATCCACACActcagtgacactgcccgtcaggaaattatatGGATGACAGTTTTGAGACAGGATTCAGTAATTGTGAGTAAAAACAGACGcatattttgtagctttctataaATGTGGTAGTACTCTTTCGGGGCTGCTACACATCAGCAGGGGCTAAACAGCAGCTCTTTGGTGTTTTAAACATCGAATCTTGACAGTACGGCAGTCGACGGGTAGTTGGACCGGTCGGGATGTTCATGTGATCGCTACATTTAGACCTTTCAATGTAGGTTCGTTCAAACAAAGCCATTTTTGTACGGTTTGTACCTATCTTTATTTCTACTCTAGAAACATCATTAGCTTTAAATTTGATCAGTAACTTTAAGAACCatgtgagtttcttgttctattatataaatgttttgatgttgTAGCATCGACAGCGGTCAACTCTCGTCGAAGTGTCAACCATTTATGCGGAGGGTGGGAAATTTAACTGTCATAGAACTCGTGCATACTGAGGTTGTCAACGTCttcaaatcatcaagaaaataattattttaattgaataaattacgaacaatatcaaattattgtaaaatatcttcatatgatgaaaaaaattaatttttatttttaccctAGCGATTGAACCCACCcattaaagaaaatggtttctAACATAATGTCACACATGCCAATCACCCTACAAACACCCAATCAAATCGCTGGTACCGGCCACACTTCAAAAGCCGGGTTATCGTGCAGACTGGTATCTCATCTACTCTTTACAGAATAAAGTCCATGATTTTGGTGTTTTTGCCTTGGAAGACCTTCTCAGGACTGAACAATGAACTTGAATAATAAGTGGGAATAAAATATTACTGTACTATACACTTATGTCTACTGTTTGTGAGAGCAAGCATTTGCTAATTCATACATATTTCTGACTGATGCCAAATATTGTGTCGCAACTTTTACCTGCTCTGTCTCTAAAGGGACAATGGAcgcaatatttcataatattttcattcagtATATTAACAGAACCAAATTAAGGCAAAACgtgcctcgggaacagatatttagACGGTCAAGTTCTATCAATTCtgttctgatttaccacttgtgggggcttattttaaagcccttggtgtaaggaaacttttcactgtcttagttttttgaaaaccgaaaattttatttttcaccatacagttcattttgaatttcaaatatcaggaaatcttgggtaatttctcGTAACAAATTTAcacggtgatccctgatttttatttttgatttggtaagagaatggttgaatgcttcatttaggaaagtttgatcaaaagtttaagcttttcactttcgaggcgcatactaccttaatgtaatTATACATCACAAGTTCCAGCTAATGGAGTGTGCATGAGATTAAAGTTACCGCTAAATGATGTCTGCTTTCTTCAATTTTGACACTCCAGCActacagaatattaaaatcgCTCTTTCTACAATGTGCACAAATTAAATTACTGTGTTTACCTTTGTCAGTCTCTTCAAGTCTTGCATAGTTGCTGGCATCAAGTTTTGGTCGACATTTGTCGATTGGTACCCAAGTGTAAGCCTCTGGACAGAGTAAATACGACGGATAGTAGTTACCCTgtaaaagacaaacaaattaatatTACAAAGTGGGGAAAAATTAGCTAAAAACACTGTATCTTTATTAATGTATAATCATGGCAACTGCAAAAGTTATATGTCGACAAAACTCATTAAAATCTCAATTTATCTTTGGAAACGGAGATTATTCTTTGAATAATGGTAGGATAAAAATGAACAGATCTTGTTCTGTTTTTTCACAGGCAAGAACAATGAGTTCCCATCAACAAGAACAGCAATACCAGCATTACTGAAAATGCTAAAGATGTCTGGAGGGAAACACGTCAATGATGGCAAACTATGTGCTTTGTAGGCTTGGTGTATGAGGAAAGTTGTGTTGTGTAACTCCCTGTGTTTGTGATAACTTCAGTATAGTGTGTGTAGGTAAAATAGATTGTTTCATGCCAGGCTAGCCACAAACATGTGACCTGCTTATCTGAGAATAGAATATGACCATGTTGTTTGGTCATGTGTGACTAGTTATTTGACTTGATATCTTGGTTGGTTGGCTTTATGGACTTGTGGTTCATTTGGTTATGGTTCCCTCTGTGATTGccaatgtgcagcatctcgcaAGTTTGCAGCCAATTGGTTGActaacactcatttttttcattgaataatTTTCAAACAGTCAATCAGCTGCTACACAAGTTTTCTagtttcagactccttaagttgtTGTAAATTGTAAGTAATTAccatcaaccaatcagatcagCAGTTTCAGGATAAAGAAGCTGTGCTAGGGGGAGTATGGATGATTGCAAGTAAACATGTATGAAGGACTTGTAACTTTGTTGGTATCAAAGTAAAATGGGAAgtcaaatatgaataatataaaTGGTCGAATAGGGTGGCATGTAAATACACAGGTAATAGGTAGAAAGTAAGCGATTGCAAGGTAGGTATGTCAAATAAGGTGGTAGGTATCTGGCAAGTCTATAGGTTTGGTATTCAAATGGGCAGGAAAGTAAATTCAAAGTGTACAGAAATAGAAATACTGCTGTACTTCACTGACCTTGTACTTCATTTTAGGACAGCTGTGTATGTAGAAACCCATGTAGTAATATTGCAAAGCTGGTGCTGATTGGTGAAGTTCTCTTGTGAATCCAATCTCTCTGTAAGATTAAAGGTGGCTGGATGTTACATGACATCGTTGAGACTTAAAATATTAcagttgataattttgacagttACCATATCTTGTACATTCATCAGTGTGCCTTTCACAGTAGAATGATATTCTACTAATGTATGTGCTACTGCATTGACAGAAGCACAATTTTCACATAAAATGTGATACGATGAGGCACAAatctaaaatttcaaaatttggcattttCCTTCGACCCCTGAATGACCTTACATCCTGGTACTTATGGCGCTATGTCTGTAAACACTGTCAAGCCCAAGCATATTAACTGAATCCTGTACTTCTTGCTATGTCACTCACTGTAAATCAATAATTCAATATTAATCAATAATTGTGTTTTTTTCACTATATGTGTTGAATTTTAGGCACAGCATACCACCAAATCACCAAAATGATAGCAATATACGGGTCATGATAATTATCTAGTCATTTGAAAAGTTCTAAGATTTTGTGTGTCAGAGGGCAAACCTTTGGAATGTCATTCCCACATGGCAAATCTTTGTTTGgctgaaaatttgacaaatctaaGCCAACACAATGACTACTTACTGCAAAGCAGAATATGTCCCTGGTGATAGAAAATTGTAATCTGGATCATAGAATAAGTACACTGATGACAGACAGTTGGGAAGGATGTCAACGACCCCTACAGCTATGAGTTTACCATCTAACCAGTACTGTTGGTGGAATGATCCGTATCCACAATCCGGGCCATCATCCGAATTTTCCTCTTCCAGGGGAGAATCCACCAAAAACCGTGTGTACTGAAAAAACATGTACACGATTACTATGTGCCATGATACATATAGGAGTCATTGAAATACAACAACAACTTCTAGGGAGATAGCAGTCCTCAACTTCCAAAGGCATAAACCCTGTATGGGTTGATCCTCAATTTGAATAGACACTGCCAAACAATAGGAAAGATCATGGTTCTGTCAAAGTAGCTGAATTAGAGATATTTTTCATACGGATTTTACATATGACTCTTTTACCATGAGCCAACTCAGCGTGGCTGTGCAGTTTGTTCTGTGATATCAACAACTTTGTGGACACTACGAGATATTTCAAaggatattttatatatttctcTTGCTGTATGAAAAACTAACCTGATCTACTGTACATTCTTCTGGGGGATCCTTGTGAATTGCCATTTGATACTTGGCGAACAGTTTTGCCGACTCTTTAAAACTCTCTTTAAATTCTTGGCTTTTTGGAGTGGATCTTACTAGCTTTATCTTGAAAAGTTCACATATAAGGGGAAGAGAGAAAGAACAGAGATCATTATCATGCACACTGCAAACATTCAAGACACTGTGCAGTTACTGAGCAAAATATATGGCCATGCTTGCTTGCTTATGGATgagtttatgcaaattaataaaaatgctaattttatgcagatgaatgcataatttatgcaaattataagcTGATATGATCTCTGTTGCTTTCTGTCTGCTCTGTCACAGCATTTTGATGATGTGATCTACCTGTTTTTGAGTACACTTTGTGGGTGGGTCTTTATGTATTGTTGTTTGGTATTTAGCATAGACTTCATAGGCTTGTTGAAATGTTCTTTGGAATTCTGCGCTTCGAGGAGAAGATCGTACAAGCTTAACCTAAGATGACACACAGaatcttttaagtgtttgtgagAAAGCATTAAATCAGTAGTAACAGCATGATAAGTCAGTTCATTACTGTTGTATACATATGTCAGTAGGAATTgaccaaaaatatttattttttatcaagtgTATATCAGTATGGCAAAGCATACCATTTGAAGGAAATGTTTTCGAGTCTGTAGGAGTTTAAGTCAATCACAGATGTGCAAATCCAGTACCAGTGGTCTGACTGCAGCACTAATTAGgtaactagactgcaggacttgCACTCTAGACTGCAGgacaagcaaactagactgtaggacaagcaaactagactgcaggacaagcaaactagactgcaggacaagcaaactagactgcaggacaagcaaactagactgtaggacaagcaaactagactgtaggacaagcaaactagactgtaggacaagcaaactagactgcaggacacGCACCCTAGACTGCAGGACTTGCACTCTAGACTACAGGACAAGAAAACTAGACTGTAGGAGTAGCATTCTAGACTGTAGgacaagcaaactagactgcaggacatGCACCCTAGACTGCATGACTTGCACTCTAGACTACAGGAAAAGCAAACTGGACTGCAGGACTTGCACTCTAGACTGCAGgacaagcaaactagactgtaggacaagcaaactagactgcaggacaagcaaactagactgtaggacaagcaaactagactgtaggacaagcaaactagactgcaggacttgCACTCTAGACTACAGGACTTGCACTCTAGACTGCAGGACAAGCAAACTGGACTGTAGgacaagcaaactagactgcaggacatGCACCCTAGACTGCAGgacaagcaaactagactgtaggacaagcaaactagactgcaggacttgCACTATAGACTACAGgacaagcaaactagactgtaGGAGTAGCATTCTAGACTGTAGGACaggcaaactagactgcaggagtagcaaactagactgcaggacttgCACTCTAGACTACAGgacaagcaaactagactgtgGGACAGGCAAACTAGACTGTAGGAGTAGCATTCTAGACTGTAGGACAGGCAAACTAGACTGTAGGAGTAGCATTCTAGACAGTAGgacaagcaaactagactgcaggacatGCACCCTAGACTGCAGGACTTGCACTCTAGACTACAGgacaagcaaactagactgtaGGAGTAGCATTCTAGACTACAGgacaagcaaactagactgtaGGAGTAGCATTCTAGACTACAGgacaagcaaactagactgtgGAGTAGCATTCTAGACTACAGgacaagcaaactagactgtaGGAGTAGCATTCTAGACGACAGgacaagcaaactagactgtaGGAGTAGCATTCTAGACTGCAGGACAAGCAAATCAGACTTTAGAACCAGATAACTAGACTCAGGACTACCAGACTAAAATGCAGGACTGGCTAACTTGACTTCAGAACTAGCTAACTAGACTGCAGAACTCAGTACATGTAACTACACTGCAGGACTAGCATACTAGATTGCAAAACTTAAGTGATGAACAGGTTACATCCAATGATCTAACTACCTCTAAATTATGTACATGGTTGCTGCCAGGCTCAACATGTTGCAGTAGATCTTCAAGTGATTTTTCAGCATTCTGTTGTTTTGATTTGGAACCATCAACTGCTTGTGCCTCAGCCTGTGTttctaattttttcattttcttttccatTCTCACCAGCTTTGCTTTCTTACACTTGGGTTTGCTAGTATCAGCACCAGCTCctgcaaaataaatataaaatcaaatgaaatgcGATAGAACCATACTTATTTCTCCGTTACAATTTCATTGCTTTAATCTGATTACATAACACTTGTGAGATACATACCATTTGTGAGATACACCCTTCACAATAACAGAATATAACTGTCTTGACCAGaagaaattcattttttaaaagatTCTTGTATTTGTGCATGCTATAAACATcagataaatgcatgcaaagaGCCAAGTCAAAGAAAGTGCATTTACATGAGAGCTTTACTTTAAAGAGAAAGACGTCACTGTCTTTGGGACATTTTGTTTGGCTATATTCTAGTGATGGAATATATGATTGATTGTCAAACATTTCAATAATTACTAATCTGTTGgtgtaaacaagaaaataaaatgtatttacGAATTTGTTGATATACACcagaaattaaaatgaatttaCAAATCTGTTGGTATACaccagaaaataaaatgaatttaataATCTATTGGTATACACCAgatattaaaatgtatttacaaatcTGTTGGTATACACCAgatattaaaatgtatttacaaatcTGTTGGTATACACCAgatattaaaatgtatttacaaatcTGTTGGTATACACCAGaaatttttcactaaaataaTCATCATTACCATTTACCGTCATTACAATGTATACATGTCTGAAACTGACAAGTTGGTGATAACAAAGATGTAACAACTTATATGTATACGGTTCAGTCACCAGAATTACAAGTAATTGACTCAAACAGGAAACaggaatatcaaaatgaaagtcAAGCGATTGTAACTTTGTTCAGGAGGAACACTACTACTTCTTTAAACAATGTGACATTCAATTCTTGTAACCCTATGAGTTAAAGAAAGTGTTACCTggagttgttgttttttcagatgttgcatttttttccttCTTCTGTTTCTCACCCTCCTGTCTCCCGTGACTTGCTCCAGCTTCATCTCTTGCAGGGCGTGTGTGACCTTCGACCTCATCATCAGCCTGAGTTTTCTCAATTTCAGAGTCTTTAACTGTCAAGTACTTGGTGACCTTTTTAAGCAGTTTCTTCTGTGATTTGGAAAGCTTGAAGTTCAAAGCTTCACATTTTATTGTATACGATGGACAACACATTTTGTCCATTGTTGGTTTGTATACATACTTGCCACTTCTGTAAAAGAACGAATTCGTTTATACAGTATTTTAAAACTTTGCAGATAAATCTAGCCATCTGACGACAAAATTTTTAGAGTTCACCCAAAGaattattttcatcctattaccAGTTGAGTAAAAGAGATAAACCAGTGAAAGACTTTGCTTCTCATGAGTATGAACGAACACTGAATTGTTACTGTCTGTTACTGGTACTAATTGATCTCTCTGGCTCAAGAACAATTTTATGTTGTTATTAGACTGAACCAAAGAATTTCCAAAAATTTCTCCAGTGTTTAGATATCTTGCAAGTTTAACAGCCTACtcaaggaaaacaaaacaaagttatttgGCAATCATTAACTGCCAGTAAAAGGCTAGTagttgtaatttttgatgattttttttcagtatttttgtttttaatgtcactgcaatttcttgttctaatcaaagcatgttgagatacacagtattcagcttgtcaactcaaacCTGTGCATTTTTTGGCTGCAGTTTTATTGCTGACGTGTGAATTCTggcctggactagaattcaattgcAATAATAATGGTGCACTTTCATATACACAGTGCGATGGTTATTTAATagtgggtatttcaacatgctttgagaaATACAACtttagaaattttgtattttgcaattttcaagCAACAGGATTCTCTCACtcaagtgacttttttctgacttttttcaagaaaaaatgttttcagtgaaatttgcTGTTACAATCCTgtctgaaaatatttatcatctAGGTATGTGGCAATATGAGGTACCCTATTTTGTAATGTCAGAAagtcatgttgccatggttgaaatGACAGGACAATTGTACCTGCACCTTGCATAGGGTAAACATTAACACCGGCCAACAAACTCTATGCAAATACCTGTCAAATCAGCTGCTGAATGTCAAGTCCATTAAATCTGTTACAATTTCTCCATGCATTGTCAGCCCTAAGCTGTTTGAGCACTATTAAAAGTTTGGCAATGAATCTTTGAATGTTACACTACTTAGGAACTATTGAAATTTCAGCCAACATTTTAGATTATACAATATGATACACTGCAAGgattaactttgtaattttgaattacaacaAAACAATCTGAGTTTGTATTTGGTGGGCATTTTCATCGCTAAGCTTTTTAAGTCTTAATTTTTCTATCCGTGACTTCAATAAATGCTgacattttgtttaaaagtaCCTCATGCACAGAAATTGAAAATGCTTTGCACCAgtagattttttcattttgttagaATATTataacaaactgaaaaaaactaTTATCcttaaatataataataatatggtACCCTGAAAATAAACTTGTCAAaataaatatgtgtatttgaagGGTAAATTTATCACAACTACTATTGATAGGTAATCAAGATAACATAAACTGGGTTACCTTCTCCAGCCTCTATCGATCAAATCTTGATAATCTTGACACGTCAGCTGATGGGCCCACATTCCTATACAAGGAAATCagtaacaaaattttcaaaaaagccTTCCGTGACCAAAAACCTGTATCAACATAATGCGATAAAGTaaacaagaataaaataaacattCATGTAATATGAGATTTAATTGGCATTCAATTAATGCTGTTCAAAACAGCAATACTTCCTTGATATACTTCCTGATATTGCTTTCATTagaatatctctttgaatacaTAACGATAGATGCATGAAACTCACTAAGTACCGTAACCTGCACCATGAAGTTAGCAAGATCTTTTGCTCCTTTACAGTTCTACCCAATACCTTGCATGCctttgctgcggttccgtagccctggCACTCCCTGGCCCAAACAAACAGCAAGGGAGTGGCAGGAGTACTGAACCGTAGCAAAGAATGCCTGTACTTACCTGCTAGAGCATTAGTGAATGTGTGCGAACTATGCAAACACTTATGAACATGCACTTATTTTAGTTTTgatcaaattaaatttatttattttgaaggGTAACATCTTAAAGCTGTACTGTACACACTCACCGTGGGAATAGTTTGAATCCTTGGAGCCACAATATCCACATCTGTAGCCTTC
This genomic window from Ptychodera flava strain L36383 chromosome 10, AS_Pfla_20210202, whole genome shotgun sequence contains:
- the LOC139142880 gene encoding arginyl-tRNA--protein transferase 1-like isoform X1 produces the protein MSSYSVVEYFAEHEGYRCGYCGSKDSNYSHGMWAHQLTCQDYQDLIDRGWRRSGKYVYKPTMDKMCCPSYTIKCEALNFKLSKSQKKLLKKVTKYLTVKDSEIEKTQADDEVEGHTRPARDEAGASHGRQEGEKQKKEKNATSEKTTTPGAGADTSKPKCKKAKLVRMEKKMKKLETQAEAQAVDGSKSKQQNAEKSLEDLLQHVEPGSNHVHNLEVKLVRSSPRSAEFQRTFQQAYEVYAKYQTTIHKDPPTKCTQKQYTRFLVDSPLEEENSDDGPDCGYGSFHQQYWLDGKLIAVGVVDILPNCLSSVYLFYDPDYNFLSPGTYSALQEIGFTRELHQSAPALQYYYMGFYIHSCPKMKYKGNYYPSYLLCPEAYTWVPIDKCRPKLDASNYARLEETDKADEPFDINEIMVLHQRQAMPYMIYKVLSKSRSDTEEVKEYAQFVGKKCGRSLLLYRA
- the LOC139142880 gene encoding arginyl-tRNA--protein transferase 1-like isoform X2, with translation MSSYSVVEYFAEHEGYRCGYCGSKDSNYSHGMWAHQLTCQDYQDLIDRGWRRSGKYVYKPTMDKMCCPSYTIKCEALNFKLSKSQKKLLKKVTKYLTVKDSEIEKTQADDEVEGHTRPARDEAGASHGRQEGEKQKKEKNATSEKTTTPGAGADTSKPKCKKAKLVRMEKKMKKLETQAEAQAVDGSKSKQQNAEKSLEDLLQHVEPGSNHVHNLEIKLVRSTPKSQEFKESFKESAKLFAKYQMAIHKDPPEECTVDQYTRFLVDSPLEEENSDDGPDCGYGSFHQQYWLDGKLIAVGVVDILPNCLSSVYLFYDPDYNFLSPGTYSALQEIGFTRELHQSAPALQYYYMGFYIHSCPKMKYKGNYYPSYLLCPEAYTWVPIDKCRPKLDASNYARLEETDKADEPFDINEIMVLHQRQAMPYMIYKVLSKSRSDTEEVKEYAQFVGKKCGRSLLLYRA